From Armatimonadia bacterium:
ACGGCGAGTTCGTCTGCTACTGGATGACGGCGGCCCGGCGGACGCGCTGCAACTTCGCCCTTCAGCGTGCCGTCTGGTGGGCCTCGGACCTTGGCAAGCCCCTGGTCGTCCTGGAGGACCTGCGGTGCGGTAACCCGTGGGACTGCGACCGCTTCCATCGCTTCGTCCTCGACGGCATGCGCGACAACGCCCGTCGTCTCCAGGGCACCGGCACCCTTTACTACCCCTACGCTGAGCCCGAACCCGCAGCGGCTGAGGGGCTCGTGGCAACCCTCTCCGCCCATGCCTGCGTGATCGTCACCGACGACGTTCCCTGCTTCACCTTGCCGGCTCTGGTTTCCGCTGCGGGACGTCAGTCCCAGGTCCTCCTGGAGAAGGTGGACAGCAACGGGCTGCTTCCCCTGCGTGCGGCGGACCGGGTCTATCCGACGGCCCACTCCTTCCGGCGCTTCCTGCAGCGTGCCCTGCGCGACCACCTGACGGACTTGCCGCTGGAGGACCCACTGTCAGGTGTGTCCTTGCCCGCACTGGAGCAGTTGCCTCAGGACCTCACTTCGCGCTGGCCCCAGGCCTGCCCGGAACTGCTGGATCCGGGCAACCAGGCCCTGCGAGGCATGCCGCTGGATCACCGGGTGACGCCGGTCTCTCAGAAGGGCGGCTCGGAGGCTGCGGAAGCTGTGCTGGAGCGGTTCCTCAGCGAGAAGCTTGCCGCCTATCCAGAGGCCCGCAACCACCCTGACGACGACGCCACCAGCGGGCTGTCGCCCTACCTGCACCACGGACACCTCTCGGTCCACCAGGTCTTCGCCGAGGTGGTCGGGCGTGA
This genomic window contains:
- a CDS encoding deoxyribodipyrimidine photolyase, producing the protein MDWPGSVPETRVLAVNRQPVRSDGEFVCYWMTAARRTRCNFALQRAVWWASDLGKPLVVLEDLRCGNPWDCDRFHRFVLDGMRDNARRLQGTGTLYYPYAEPEPAAAEGLVATLSAHACVIVTDDVPCFTLPALVSAAGRQSQVLLEKVDSNGLLPLRAADRVYPTAHSFRRFLQRALRDHLTDLPLEDPLSGVSLPALEQLPQDLTSRWPQACPELLDPGNQALRGMPLDHRVTPVSQKGGSEAAEAVLERFLSEKLAAYPEARNHPDDDATSGLSPYLHHGHLSVHQVFAEVVGREGWSVEQLSDSRRGSRSGWWGLEAAAEAFLDELVTWREIGYNMAARREDYDRYESLPEWALTTLARHADDPRPYLYDLEDLVAARTHDPLWNAAQRQLVREGRIHNYLRMLWGKKILEWSPSPQEAVAAMVELNNRYALDGRDPNSYSGIFWCLGRYDRAWGPERPIFGKVRYMSSENTVRKTRVRRYLQRYGSEE